The Natrinema salaciae genome includes a window with the following:
- a CDS encoding MFS transporter: MSLEQDSPEGAADPLDPFRQFFALERDVLVLSAAMFAFSLGFQMTNRYMAEYLSALGASAFVIGLFGSFGNVISAVYPYPGGAISDRIGSRYALTAFGLCSTVGFAVWLAAPVVADVSIGSTSLAVVAIFLGLLLAQGWKSFGLGATFAIVKQAVPPSQLAAGFASTETFRRTAFLVGPLVAAALFYPFGSSDGEIRTAFQLILFVAVVFGVLGTIVQHVLYRPDEDDLGKRFEGVSQLRTDLRTMPDELRPLLVADTLVRFANGMVYVFFVIVVTRFLGVGLSLSLPAVGTVDLSPQSYFGVLLGIEMVVALLTMIPVAKAAERVGLKPVVAIGFAVYAVFPIMLISAPDDAGVLAALFAFSGLRFAGLPAHKALIVGPAERGAGGRVTGAYYLLRNLIVIPSAAIGGLLWSGFSNPLTGAELFAGDPRVAFGLATGIGVVGTAYFLLFGEEFEAYQ, encoded by the coding sequence ATGAGCCTCGAGCAGGACTCTCCGGAGGGGGCGGCCGATCCGCTGGACCCGTTCCGGCAGTTTTTCGCGCTCGAGCGCGACGTGCTCGTCCTCTCGGCGGCGATGTTCGCGTTCAGCCTCGGCTTTCAGATGACCAACCGGTACATGGCCGAGTACCTGTCGGCGCTGGGCGCATCGGCGTTCGTCATCGGTCTGTTCGGCTCGTTCGGGAACGTCATCAGCGCCGTCTACCCCTATCCGGGCGGGGCGATCTCGGACCGGATCGGCTCGCGATACGCCCTGACCGCGTTCGGCCTCTGCTCGACGGTCGGCTTCGCGGTCTGGTTGGCCGCCCCCGTCGTCGCCGACGTCTCGATCGGCTCGACGTCGCTGGCGGTAGTCGCGATCTTCCTCGGCTTGCTCCTCGCGCAGGGCTGGAAGTCCTTCGGACTCGGGGCGACCTTCGCGATCGTCAAGCAGGCAGTACCGCCCTCGCAGCTGGCCGCCGGCTTCGCGAGCACGGAAACGTTCCGCAGGACCGCGTTTCTCGTCGGCCCGCTGGTCGCCGCCGCGCTCTTCTATCCGTTCGGCTCGAGTGACGGCGAGATCCGCACCGCGTTCCAGCTGATCCTGTTCGTCGCGGTCGTCTTCGGCGTCCTCGGAACGATCGTCCAACACGTCCTCTACAGGCCCGACGAAGACGATCTCGGCAAGCGGTTCGAGGGCGTCTCCCAGCTGCGTACCGATCTCCGGACGATGCCCGACGAACTCCGGCCCCTGCTGGTGGCCGACACGCTCGTCCGCTTCGCCAACGGGATGGTGTACGTCTTCTTCGTCATCGTCGTGACTCGATTTCTCGGCGTCGGACTCTCGCTGTCCCTTCCCGCGGTCGGCACCGTCGACCTCTCGCCGCAGTCGTACTTCGGCGTGTTGCTGGGAATCGAGATGGTCGTCGCGTTGCTGACGATGATTCCGGTCGCCAAGGCGGCCGAACGCGTCGGACTCAAACCGGTCGTCGCGATCGGCTTCGCCGTCTACGCGGTCTTTCCGATCATGCTGATCTCCGCGCCCGACGACGCCGGCGTCCTCGCGGCGCTCTTTGCCTTCTCCGGGCTGCGGTTCGCGGGGCTGCCGGCGCACAAGGCGCTGATCGTCGGCCCCGCCGAGCGAGGCGCGGGCGGACGCGTGACCGGCGCGTACTACCTCCTGCGGAACCTGATCGTCATCCCGAGCGCCGCGATCGGCGGACTGCTCTGGAGCGGCTTCTCGAACCCGCTGACCGGCGCCGAGCTGTTCGCCGGCGATCCGCGGGTCGCGTTCGGTCTCGCGACCGGTATCGGCGTCGTCGGAACCGCGTACTTCCTGCTGTTCGGCGAGGAATTCGAGGCCTACCAGTAG
- a CDS encoding DUF502 domain-containing protein — protein MASWKRDFASGLIVLVPILITLYAIYWLYGLVAGITPGLILEPGALEPLIPGTSEQAGQTRRQLAQFLRVIVALTVFIILTFSVGYLMRTTVGGLVERLVDNVANRVPVIRVVYNASKMAAETAFGEQESLQKPVKLETWEGLRMTAFKTGKVADDGREVLFLPTSPNITTGYVVEVEPERITELDEDVEDALTRVLSAGFGDANRRGMDAGISIDVVDEARTDRADD, from the coding sequence ATGGCTTCGTGGAAACGGGATTTCGCGAGCGGGCTGATCGTTCTGGTCCCGATTCTCATCACGCTCTACGCGATTTACTGGCTCTACGGGCTCGTTGCCGGTATCACGCCGGGTCTCATTCTCGAACCAGGCGCGCTCGAACCGCTCATTCCGGGCACGAGTGAACAGGCCGGACAAACGCGCAGGCAACTCGCCCAGTTTCTCCGGGTGATCGTCGCCCTGACGGTGTTCATCATCCTCACGTTCTCGGTGGGGTATCTCATGCGGACGACCGTCGGCGGGCTGGTCGAACGACTCGTCGACAACGTCGCCAACCGCGTCCCCGTGATCCGGGTCGTCTACAACGCCTCGAAGATGGCCGCCGAGACGGCGTTCGGCGAGCAGGAATCGCTGCAGAAACCGGTCAAGCTCGAGACCTGGGAGGGGCTCCGGATGACGGCGTTCAAGACCGGCAAGGTGGCCGACGACGGTCGCGAGGTGCTCTTCTTGCCCACGTCGCCGAACATCACGACCGGCTACGTCGTCGAGGTCGAACCCGAGCGAATCACCGAACTCGACGAGGACGTCGAGGACGCGCTCACCCGCGTGCTGAGCGCCGGGTTCGGCGACGCCAACCGCCGCGGCATGGACGCCGGCATTTCCATCGACGTGGTCGACGAGGCGAGAACCGACCGCGCCGACGACTAG
- a CDS encoding branched-chain amino acid transaminase produces MGFDEMDVDTIWMDGEFVDWDDAQIHVLTHGLHYGTGVFEGARCYDTENGPALFRWEEHLERLYQSAKPYEMEIDHTPAELTEATKTLIRRQELPSCYVRPIAYYGYNSLGVSPKDCPTRTAIAAWPWGTYLGEDALEDGIDVMISSWRKHASSQIPTNAKTTGLYVNSMLAGEEARRNGYAEAIVLNKEGNVAEGPGENVFLVRDDELYTPGLSESILDGITRDTVIRIAEELGYAVHDDVSISRGELNTADELFFTGSAAEVTPIRKVDNVVIGDGSRGPVTEDIQQRFFDILEQAPEEYDEWFEYVDIE; encoded by the coding sequence ATGGGATTCGACGAGATGGACGTCGACACGATCTGGATGGACGGCGAGTTCGTCGACTGGGACGACGCGCAGATCCACGTGCTCACGCACGGGCTCCACTACGGAACGGGAGTCTTCGAAGGAGCGCGCTGTTACGATACCGAAAACGGGCCCGCGCTCTTCCGGTGGGAGGAGCACTTGGAGCGGCTCTACCAGTCCGCGAAGCCGTACGAGATGGAGATCGACCACACGCCCGCGGAGCTCACCGAGGCGACCAAAACGCTCATCCGGCGACAGGAGCTGCCGTCCTGTTACGTCCGGCCGATCGCCTACTACGGCTACAACTCGCTGGGCGTCAGCCCCAAAGACTGCCCCACCCGTACCGCCATCGCCGCCTGGCCGTGGGGGACTTATCTCGGCGAGGACGCCCTCGAGGACGGTATCGACGTGATGATCTCCTCGTGGCGGAAACACGCCTCGAGCCAGATCCCGACGAATGCCAAGACCACCGGTCTCTACGTCAACAGCATGCTCGCGGGCGAGGAGGCCCGCCGAAACGGCTACGCGGAGGCGATCGTCCTCAACAAGGAGGGCAACGTCGCCGAAGGCCCCGGTGAGAACGTCTTCCTCGTGCGCGACGACGAACTCTACACGCCGGGCCTCTCGGAGTCGATCCTCGACGGCATCACTCGTGACACCGTGATCCGGATCGCCGAGGAACTGGGATACGCCGTTCACGACGACGTCTCCATCTCCCGCGGCGAACTCAACACCGCCGACGAGCTGTTCTTCACCGGCTCGGCGGCAGAAGTGACACCCATCCGGAAGGTCGACAACGTCGTCATCGGCGACGGCTCCCGCGGCCCCGTCACCGAGGACATCCAGCAGCGGTTCTTCGACATCCTCGAACAGGCCCCCGAGGAGTACGACGAGTGGTTCGAGTACGTCGACATAGAGTGA
- a CDS encoding winged helix-turn-helix transcriptional regulator, giving the protein MSDTRDQIRAHVQANAGIHFNELVRESAYAPGQIQYHVRRLIDADDLVREEWYGQTHYYPPQYDPWERTALALFRRETVREIVVYLIEHEPSRPDTVAAKLDIARSTLEYHLDHLIEGDIVTKTYDDRNRVTLSLATPEQTAQLLAEVTPTVPDRLVDRFTRLVDGLLENPADSR; this is encoded by the coding sequence ATGAGCGACACTCGAGACCAGATCAGAGCCCACGTACAGGCCAACGCCGGTATCCACTTCAACGAACTCGTCAGAGAGTCGGCGTACGCACCGGGGCAGATCCAGTATCACGTCCGTCGGCTGATCGACGCCGACGACCTCGTCCGCGAGGAGTGGTACGGACAGACTCACTACTACCCGCCGCAGTACGACCCGTGGGAGCGGACCGCACTCGCGCTGTTTCGGCGCGAGACGGTCCGCGAGATCGTCGTCTACCTGATCGAGCACGAACCGAGCCGACCCGACACGGTTGCGGCGAAACTCGACATCGCCCGCAGCACGCTCGAGTACCACCTCGACCACCTGATCGAGGGCGACATCGTCACGAAGACCTACGACGACCGCAACCGCGTGACGCTCTCGCTCGCCACCCCCGAGCAAACCGCGCAACTGCTCGCAGAGGTTACCCCCACCGTACCGGACCGGCTGGTCGATCGGTTCACCCGCCTCGTCGACGGCCTGCTCGAGAATCCGGCCGACTCGCGGTAA
- a CDS encoding DUF7471 family protein — MDHTSPFEMSWLDPQLAPVLLVVLVLAVVGTTLLFCCGVVAYSRRRSFRYLLITVVLGLLVTRSVIGLGTAFGLVPMTIHHLVEHGFDFTIAVLILYAAYRSGPVGDTDAEPDPAASKTDGD, encoded by the coding sequence ATGGATCACACGAGTCCGTTCGAAATGTCGTGGCTCGATCCACAACTCGCCCCGGTGTTACTGGTCGTGCTCGTCCTCGCAGTCGTCGGGACGACACTCCTCTTTTGTTGCGGCGTCGTGGCGTACTCCCGGCGGCGATCGTTCCGGTATCTGCTGATCACGGTCGTGCTCGGCCTCCTCGTCACGCGGTCGGTCATCGGCCTCGGCACCGCGTTCGGACTCGTTCCGATGACGATCCACCACCTCGTCGAGCACGGCTTCGATTTCACCATCGCCGTGCTCATCCTCTACGCGGCGTATCGGAGCGGACCGGTCGGTGATACCGACGCGGAACCCGATCCAGCGGCTTCGAAAACGGACGGCGACTGA
- the ribB gene encoding 3,4-dihydroxy-2-butanone-4-phosphate synthase, with protein sequence MTGHHAGPQSNADGGAAGANAAANSFEHALESLRAGEPILVHDAADREGETDLIYHADAVTPEAVARLRNDAGGLVCVALGHEVAAAFDLPFYSEAVDHPATADHELGYDDRSSFSLTVNHRDTYTGITDDDRSTTIRALGEAAAAPGNTAFADEFRVPGHVHLLKAAPDLLGQREGHTELGVALAEAADLTPAVVVCEMLDDETGDALSPADARAYADRYGFAYLEGRDVLERLG encoded by the coding sequence ATGACTGGTCACCACGCCGGGCCACAATCGAACGCTGACGGCGGCGCGGCCGGCGCGAACGCGGCCGCGAATTCGTTCGAGCACGCCCTCGAGTCCCTGCGAGCGGGCGAGCCGATACTCGTCCACGACGCGGCCGACCGCGAGGGCGAGACGGACCTGATCTACCACGCCGACGCCGTCACGCCCGAGGCCGTCGCCAGACTGCGCAACGACGCCGGCGGGCTGGTCTGCGTCGCACTGGGCCACGAGGTGGCGGCGGCGTTCGATCTCCCCTTCTATTCGGAGGCGGTCGACCACCCCGCGACGGCCGACCACGAACTCGGCTACGACGACCGCTCGTCGTTCTCGCTGACGGTCAACCACCGCGATACCTACACCGGAATCACCGACGACGACCGCTCGACGACCATCCGAGCGCTCGGCGAGGCCGCCGCCGCACCCGGGAACACGGCGTTCGCCGACGAGTTCCGCGTTCCGGGCCACGTTCACCTGCTCAAAGCCGCGCCCGACCTGCTCGGTCAGCGCGAGGGACACACCGAACTCGGCGTCGCCCTCGCCGAAGCGGCCGACCTCACGCCCGCCGTCGTCGTCTGCGAGATGCTCGACGACGAGACCGGCGACGCGCTTTCCCCCGCCGACGCTCGCGCCTACGCGGATCGGTACGGGTTCGCCTACCTCGAGGGGCGAGACGTGCTCGAGCGACTCGGGTAG
- a CDS encoding DUF120 domain-containing protein — MSVIAESAVGHDELAVLKLLALEGGLEGDVKISCSHLADRLDASNQTASRRLQRLESAELLERDTVSDGQWVAITETGEGTLRAEYEDYRRIFETDSRITLEGTVTSGMGEGRHYISLSGYKRQFEERLGFEPFPGTLNVDLREESVRRRSAMASLEPVPIDGWESDERTYGPAVCYPATIETADGETYDDAYTIAPERTHHDDDQLEVIASDKLREELALEDGDHVTVSVGDRE; from the coding sequence ATGTCAGTGATAGCCGAGTCCGCCGTCGGGCACGACGAACTCGCCGTGCTCAAACTCCTCGCACTCGAGGGTGGACTCGAGGGCGACGTCAAGATCTCCTGTTCTCACCTCGCGGACCGTCTCGACGCATCGAACCAGACCGCCTCGCGGCGGCTCCAGCGCCTCGAGAGCGCCGAGCTGCTCGAGCGCGACACGGTCAGCGACGGCCAGTGGGTCGCGATAACCGAGACCGGCGAGGGGACGCTCCGCGCCGAGTACGAAGACTACCGTCGCATCTTCGAGACCGACTCGCGGATCACACTCGAGGGGACCGTCACCAGCGGGATGGGCGAGGGCCGCCACTACATCTCCCTGTCGGGATACAAACGGCAGTTCGAGGAGCGACTCGGCTTCGAGCCGTTCCCCGGGACGCTGAACGTCGACCTTCGCGAGGAGAGCGTGCGCCGCCGCAGCGCAATGGCCTCGCTCGAGCCCGTCCCGATCGACGGCTGGGAGTCGGACGAGCGCACCTACGGCCCCGCGGTCTGCTACCCCGCGACGATCGAGACCGCCGACGGCGAGACCTACGACGACGCCTACACGATCGCCCCCGAACGAACCCACCACGACGACGACCAGCTCGAGGTCATCGCCTCCGACAAGCTCCGCGAGGAACTCGCCCTCGAGGACGGCGACCACGTCACCGTCTCGGTGGGTGATCGGGAATGA
- a CDS encoding DICT sensory domain-containing protein yields the protein MTLRAFIDDVGSPDRTIAVVNDDATGPLTEMLAETFAEQPITVEPGETIPPDSDLDPRIRAPLERDGDTAVLLEEGRPIAASPMAALYDAILAINSDLFVTGARGVAEIDLPAVLATLDETRLRLRGYPLSHKEKLLLILVSRYIEQRAWATGSGTLHSAFQRLSRIGDEIGTRDVYADLAATDVDTHVYGVDDGTTVDLDVTEHTGSDEEYRDGWFVVYEPDDGAGLDGSDDDGGSNTGPAALVCLETEPRVWDGFWTYDPDRVAAIADYIRRAL from the coding sequence GTGACTCTTCGAGCGTTCATCGACGACGTCGGTTCGCCCGACCGGACGATCGCGGTCGTCAACGACGACGCGACGGGCCCTCTGACGGAGATGCTCGCCGAGACGTTCGCGGAGCAGCCGATCACCGTCGAACCGGGCGAGACGATTCCACCCGATTCGGATCTCGACCCGCGGATACGCGCCCCGCTCGAGCGAGACGGCGATACGGCCGTCCTGCTCGAGGAGGGCCGGCCGATCGCGGCGTCCCCGATGGCCGCGCTGTACGATGCGATCCTCGCGATCAACTCCGATCTGTTCGTCACGGGGGCGCGCGGCGTGGCGGAGATCGACCTGCCGGCCGTGCTGGCGACCCTCGACGAGACGCGGCTGCGTCTCCGCGGGTATCCGCTCTCGCACAAGGAGAAGTTGCTCCTGATCCTGGTCTCCCGCTACATCGAGCAGCGCGCCTGGGCGACGGGCAGCGGAACGCTTCACAGCGCGTTCCAGCGGCTCTCGCGGATCGGCGACGAGATCGGAACGAGGGACGTGTACGCCGACCTCGCGGCGACCGACGTCGACACCCACGTCTACGGAGTCGACGACGGGACGACGGTCGATCTCGACGTGACGGAACACACCGGCAGCGACGAAGAGTACCGAGACGGGTGGTTCGTCGTCTACGAACCCGACGACGGTGCCGGCCTCGACGGCTCCGACGACGACGGCGGGTCGAACACCGGGCCCGCAGCGCTGGTCTGTCTCGAGACGGAGCCGCGGGTCTGGGACGGGTTCTGGACCTACGATCCCGACCGCGTCGCTGCAATCGCGGACTACATCCGACGCGCCCTGTAG
- the twy1 gene encoding 4-demethylwyosine synthase TYW1 yields MSDSANPGRDGASDGRDTGDGDAGGPAQVSSPDYHSENHTAAQTCGWTANAMRGEGKCYKNIFYGIESHRCIQMTPVVRCNERCVFCWRDHKGHSYEMDDVEWDDPEAVVDASIDLQKKLLSGFGGNEAVPREVFEQAMEPRHVAISLDGEPTLYPYLPELIEAFHDRDITTFLVSNGTRPDVLRECDPTQLYVSVDAPERHTFDQVVGAMEDDAWEKLLETMDVLAAKDETRTVLRTTLVKGENMRNPDWYAGFYQQADPDYVELKAYMHVGHSQGRLDRSAMPEHEEVVAFAEDVGEYMPGFDEVKGVPASRVALLAKTADTWVPKLKKGSEFWDRDPVTGD; encoded by the coding sequence ATGAGCGACTCCGCGAATCCCGGGCGCGACGGAGCCAGCGACGGCCGTGACACCGGCGACGGCGACGCCGGCGGGCCGGCGCAGGTCTCGAGTCCGGACTATCACAGCGAGAACCACACGGCCGCCCAGACCTGCGGCTGGACGGCCAACGCCATGCGGGGCGAGGGGAAGTGTTACAAGAACATCTTCTACGGGATCGAGTCCCATCGCTGCATTCAGATGACGCCGGTCGTCCGGTGTAACGAGCGCTGTGTCTTCTGCTGGCGCGATCACAAGGGCCACTCCTACGAGATGGACGACGTCGAGTGGGACGACCCCGAAGCGGTCGTCGACGCCTCGATCGATCTCCAGAAGAAACTGCTCTCGGGCTTTGGCGGCAACGAGGCGGTCCCCCGCGAGGTCTTCGAGCAGGCGATGGAGCCCCGCCACGTGGCCATCTCCCTGGACGGCGAACCGACGCTCTATCCCTACCTACCCGAACTCATCGAAGCCTTCCACGACCGGGATATCACCACGTTCCTCGTCTCGAACGGGACCCGTCCCGACGTCCTCCGGGAGTGCGATCCGACGCAGCTCTACGTCAGCGTCGACGCCCCCGAGCGGCACACGTTCGACCAGGTCGTCGGCGCGATGGAGGACGACGCCTGGGAGAAGCTGCTCGAGACGATGGACGTCCTCGCGGCGAAAGACGAGACCCGGACCGTGCTCCGGACGACGCTCGTCAAGGGCGAGAACATGCGCAATCCGGACTGGTACGCCGGGTTCTACCAGCAGGCCGATCCCGACTACGTCGAACTGAAGGCGTACATGCACGTCGGCCACTCGCAGGGTCGCCTCGACCGGTCCGCGATGCCCGAGCACGAGGAGGTCGTCGCGTTCGCCGAAGACGTCGGGGAGTACATGCCCGGCTTCGACGAGGTCAAGGGCGTGCCCGCCTCGCGCGTCGCGCTCCTCGCGAAGACGGCGGACACGTGGGTGCCGAAACTGAAGAAGGGCAGCGAGTTCTGGGACCGAGATCCGGTCACCGGCGACTGA
- a CDS encoding HVO_2523 family zinc finger protein yields the protein MVDTDDEDAVGGRPCPACETPMYKRHCKYVCPHHGVVYDCADTFWQR from the coding sequence ATGGTCGACACCGACGACGAGGACGCCGTCGGCGGACGCCCGTGTCCCGCCTGCGAGACGCCGATGTACAAACGCCACTGCAAGTACGTCTGCCCGCACCACGGCGTCGTCTACGACTGCGCCGATACGTTCTGGCAGCGGTGA
- a CDS encoding adenosylcobalamin-dependent ribonucleoside-diphosphate reductase produces the protein MSDSELSAADLTLPIKRTDGDTLEERLTDNAYHNILPARYLRKDADGDLIETQEDLFDRVGKNIALAEAVYEAEKRDREITVSPDQLKPDHPRRDELAEEVFGEGVTADDDVETTLTERNVNKFAYDTTVPELPDEIRAHVEDVAETFTDGMESLSFMPNSPTLMNAGNELQQLSACFVMSPDDDLSDIHETAKKAAEVFQSGGGVGYGFWQLRPYGDSVGSTGGIASGPITFMRTYDQLCETIAQGGTRRGAQMGIMRVSHPDVIEFIHAKNKDVSLAHCLRLNDPDDYTYTSFSEALEEARDLIDEDGRVPKHLRNAVEGHLSNFNISVGVTDDFMAAVQNGEEYTFTNPRTEEPHIATEETKEMYSRYDLGEHVEVGEPLSVPAELVWERIVEGAHENGEPGVIYLERVNKEHSFDVGEKSEHRILATNPCGEQPLEEYEACNLGHINLSTLADTDAPDWRVWSDEHGDEYDSQEAAVSAFLEEAIDYAEFDERIEYGTRFLENVVTMSDFPVEEIEEKVRDMRKIGLGVMGLAQLYVQLGIKYGSDEGNEVASQLMTHINHGAKATSRELATERGTFNDWDESKYANPTEYREWFERQTGEDADDWADGFPIRNHNVTTIAPTGTTSMVGNTTGGCEPIYNVAYYKNVTDDVQGDEMLVEFDDYFLRTLEANDIDVDAVKAEAQEQMATNQFDGVEGLSTVPDAIGELFVITSDLTAKQHAAVQCACQNGVDSAISKTVNAPNDSTLEDAKEVFEWVYENGGKGVTYYRDGTRSKQVLTTRADNADFADETEAAQALVEQIDEIFGGLETFLESEEVQDVLEVEGDGLLDGDAQDPIQVDFTEKRERPDALQGVSQRIDTGYGKIYVTINEDPETGQPFELFANIGHSGGFTNSFTEALAKVISTSLRSGVDPEEIVDELCGTRSPKVAWDKGEQIQSIPDAIGTAMRRYLENEIDKPYPKQQTLEESADADAAEYDGPKTDGGAAAAEGGASAAADDDTTQDLIDAGESPECPDCGSMSLYFSEGCKTCESCGWSEC, from the coding sequence ATGAGCGACAGCGAACTTTCCGCGGCGGATCTCACACTACCGATCAAGCGCACCGACGGGGACACGCTCGAGGAGCGCTTGACCGACAACGCCTATCACAACATTCTCCCGGCCCGCTATCTCCGGAAGGACGCCGACGGCGATCTGATCGAGACGCAGGAGGATCTCTTCGATCGCGTCGGCAAGAACATCGCGCTGGCCGAGGCCGTCTACGAGGCCGAGAAACGGGATCGCGAGATCACGGTCTCCCCCGACCAGCTGAAGCCCGACCATCCGCGCCGAGACGAGCTCGCCGAGGAGGTCTTCGGCGAGGGCGTCACGGCCGACGACGACGTCGAGACGACGCTGACCGAGCGCAACGTCAACAAGTTCGCCTACGACACGACCGTCCCCGAACTCCCCGACGAGATACGGGCCCACGTCGAAGACGTCGCCGAGACCTTTACCGACGGGATGGAGTCGCTCTCCTTTATGCCGAACTCGCCGACGCTGATGAACGCGGGCAACGAGCTCCAGCAGCTCTCGGCCTGTTTCGTCATGTCGCCCGACGACGACCTCTCGGACATCCACGAGACGGCCAAGAAGGCGGCGGAAGTCTTCCAGTCCGGCGGCGGCGTCGGCTACGGCTTCTGGCAGCTTCGTCCCTACGGCGACTCGGTCGGCTCGACCGGCGGCATCGCCTCCGGCCCGATCACCTTCATGCGGACCTACGACCAGCTCTGCGAGACCATCGCGCAGGGCGGGACCCGACGCGGTGCCCAGATGGGCATCATGCGCGTCTCCCACCCCGACGTCATCGAGTTCATCCACGCCAAGAACAAGGACGTCTCGCTGGCCCACTGTCTCCGTCTCAACGACCCCGACGACTACACCTACACGAGCTTTAGCGAAGCCCTCGAGGAGGCCCGCGACCTGATCGACGAGGACGGTCGCGTGCCCAAACACCTTCGAAACGCCGTCGAGGGGCATCTCTCGAACTTCAATATCTCCGTCGGCGTCACCGACGACTTCATGGCGGCCGTCCAGAACGGCGAGGAGTACACGTTCACCAACCCGCGCACGGAAGAGCCCCATATCGCCACCGAGGAGACCAAGGAGATGTACAGCCGGTACGACCTCGGCGAGCACGTCGAGGTCGGCGAACCGCTCTCCGTTCCCGCGGAACTCGTCTGGGAGCGCATCGTCGAGGGTGCCCACGAGAACGGCGAGCCCGGCGTCATCTACCTCGAGCGAGTGAACAAGGAGCACTCCTTCGATGTCGGAGAAAAATCCGAGCACAGAATCCTTGCAACAAACCCATGCGGGGAACAGCCGCTCGAGGAGTACGAGGCCTGTAACCTCGGCCACATCAACCTCTCGACGCTGGCGGACACGGACGCCCCCGACTGGCGCGTCTGGTCCGACGAGCACGGCGACGAGTACGACTCCCAGGAGGCGGCCGTTTCCGCCTTCCTCGAGGAGGCCATCGACTACGCGGAGTTCGACGAGCGCATCGAGTACGGCACGCGCTTTTTGGAGAACGTCGTCACGATGTCGGACTTCCCGGTCGAGGAGATCGAGGAGAAGGTCCGCGACATGCGCAAGATCGGACTCGGCGTCATGGGGCTGGCCCAGCTGTACGTCCAGCTCGGGATCAAGTACGGCAGCGACGAGGGCAACGAGGTCGCCAGCCAGCTGATGACCCACATCAACCACGGCGCGAAGGCCACGAGCCGCGAACTCGCCACCGAACGCGGCACCTTCAACGACTGGGACGAGTCGAAGTACGCGAACCCGACGGAGTACCGCGAGTGGTTCGAGCGCCAGACCGGCGAGGACGCCGACGACTGGGCGGACGGCTTCCCGATCCGCAACCACAACGTGACGACCATCGCCCCGACGGGGACGACCTCGATGGTCGGCAACACGACGGGCGGCTGTGAGCCCATCTACAACGTCGCCTACTACAAGAACGTCACCGACGACGTTCAGGGCGACGAGATGCTCGTCGAGTTCGACGACTACTTCCTGCGGACGCTCGAGGCCAACGACATCGACGTCGACGCCGTCAAGGCGGAAGCCCAGGAGCAGATGGCGACGAACCAGTTCGACGGCGTCGAGGGACTGTCGACGGTGCCGGACGCGATCGGCGAACTGTTCGTCATCACCAGCGACCTCACCGCGAAGCAACACGCCGCGGTCCAGTGTGCCTGTCAGAACGGCGTCGACTCCGCCATCTCGAAGACGGTCAACGCGCCCAACGACTCCACGCTCGAAGACGCCAAGGAGGTCTTCGAGTGGGTCTACGAGAACGGCGGCAAGGGCGTCACCTACTACCGCGACGGCACCCGCAGCAAGCAGGTGCTGACCACGCGCGCGGACAACGCCGACTTCGCCGACGAGACCGAGGCCGCGCAGGCCCTGGTCGAGCAGATCGACGAGATCTTCGGCGGCCTCGAGACCTTCCTCGAGAGCGAGGAGGTCCAGGACGTTCTCGAAGTGGAGGGCGACGGGCTCCTCGACGGAGACGCGCAGGACCCCATCCAGGTCGACTTCACCGAGAAGCGCGAACGGCCCGACGCCCTGCAGGGCGTCAGCCAGCGCATCGACACCGGCTACGGGAAGATCTACGTGACGATCAACGAGGACCCCGAGACCGGCCAGCCGTTCGAACTGTTCGCGAACATCGGCCACTCCGGGGGCTTCACGAACTCCTTCACCGAGGCGCTGGCGAAGGTCATCTCGACCTCGCTGCGCTCCGGCGTCGACCCCGAGGAGATCGTCGACGAACTCTGCGGGACCCGCTCCCCGAAGGTCGCCTGGGACAAGGGCGAACAGATCCAGTCGATCCCGGACGCCATCGGCACCGCGATGCGCCGGTACCTCGAGAACGAGATCGACAAGCCGTACCCGAAACAGCAGACGCTCGAGGAGTCGGCGGACGCGGACGCCGCCGAGTACGACGGCCCGAAGACCGACGGCGGTGCGGCCGCCGCGGAGGGCGGCGCGTCGGCGGCCGCCGACGACGACACGACACAGGACCTCATCGACGCCGGCGAATCGCCGGAGTGTCCCGACTGCGGCTCAATGTCGCTGTACTTCTCGGAAGGCTGCAAGACCTGCGAGTCCTGCGGCTGGAGCGAGTGCTGA